DNA from Amycolatopsis sp. DSM 110486:
TGGGTCGAAACGTCGTCGAGGGACCAGAGATCGAAGGCGAAGTTCATCGCATCGCGGTCTCTCTGGCGAAACAGTGGCTTGATGTGTTCATCAAAATGCATCGGCTCGTCCTCCGTTTCAGTTGTGTGTGGCTGGACTCGACCGGTCACGAAGCGACCGACCGCACCCCAATCGGCGAAGTGCGTAGCAAGCGAGTCCGCCACGGCGGTCAGCGCACGCTGAACCGGTTCGAGCGCGCTCGCCACATGCTCCGGTGCGGCGCCCGTCCGGCGGTGGCCATCGGATCAATCATTCCTGGCGCCCCAGCTCCCTTCGGGCGCCCTGCGGATCGGCGCTGTGTTTGCTGCCGCGCTGGTGGACTTTCCCCGGAGCGGCCACGACAAATGGCCGGGTCGGTGCTGGGCACGGCGATAGCGACGACTTTTCGAGCGTGGGGATCAAGACGGCACCGCCTCGCCAGGCCGGTCAGGTCTTCCGAGGGGCACGGCGGTCTTTGCGCTGGGCGAGCTCGGCTTCTTCCACCAGGACAAGCATCGGCTTTCCAGGTTCGCACAGCATCGTGACGGTGAAACGGAGCGGGACGTCCTCGCGGTTGTTGCCGTCCTGGTAATGGATGACATCGCCACCCGGCTCCCAGAACGCCTCGCCGGCGTGCACGACGCGTTCCGGTTCGCCTTCCACCTCCAGCACCATCTCGCCTTCCAGCACGTAGCCGAACGCCGGGCCGGGATGCCGGTGCGGCGGCGCACCGGGATCGCCGGGTGGATACTCGACGACCACGGTCATCACGTGGGCTCCCGCCGGAATGAAGGGCGGGTCCGCCTCCTGCAGCGTGGTGAACGCCGTCTGCCACGCCGTCGATCGCTGTTTCTGCCCGGTCGGCGCCGGATCTGTGTTCGCCATGTGAATCTCCTCCACGTTGGATGGGTGGTCGAGGGGCGGCGTTACTTCCCGGTCCGGCCGGGCCAGTCGGCGTAACGGATCTCGCCGAGGATCGCCGGTCCGGCCGGCACCAGGGTCTGCTCGCTCAGCTCGGCTCCGAAGTAGCGTGCGTGCGGGTCTGGCACCACCTCGCGCGGATCGTTACGGGCAGCGAGCGCCGTGTGGAAGAATTCGTCCATCCGGAACTGCTCGGGGCCGGCGACCTCGAGCGTCTCGCTCAGAGGCGAGCCCACCGCAGTCCGGCCGACCACCTCGGCGACGTCCTCGCCCGCGATGGGCTGGAAAAGCACCGGCGCCACCCGGACCATGCCACTTTCGGTAGCCGCGTCCGCCATGCGCGTGACGAACTCGAAAAACTGCGTGGCGTGCACGAGCGAGTACGGGATCGACGACTTCTTGATCAGTGACTCCTGCACGATCTTCGCCCGGAAGTAGCCGCTGGCGGCCAGCCGCTCGGTGCCCACCACCGACAACGCCACATGATGGCCGACGCGTGCCGTCGTCTCGGCGGCCATCAGATTGCGGGTCGAGGTCTCGAAGAACGCCATCACCGCGGCATCCTCGAACGACGGCGAATTCGCCACATCGACCACCACCGACGCTCCGGCCAGGGCGTCCGAGAGTCCTTCACCGGTGAGGGTGTTGACGCCGGTGTTCGGCGATGCGGCCAGTGCCTGGCGGCCGTGCTCGCCGAGCGTGGTCACGAGCTTCGAGCCGATCAGACCGGTACCGCCGATGACCACGATCTTCATAAGTGTTCCTCCCCTTGCCATCGAGGCACCCGGCCCGCGCGAGACCGCCGTGTCAGTTGGCGGCACCAGCACCGATCAGGTATGGCCAATCTCGACCCGCGACCCCCATGGCCGGAGCGCGCAAGCCGACACGAGTCGGTCAGGAAATAACAACCGGCGCCATCCCCTGATCGACGGGCCCGCGGTGCCTCGCCCCTTCTTCTTGCGGGCCCGCTAGTGAGCGTCCCGCGCGCCTACTCAGTCATGAAGGGTCTTTCGTCACCGCTTCTGCTCTATCGCCGGATTCTGAACGCATCGGTGGCGTGGAAGGCCGAACCGCAGGGCGGCACCGGTCGGGTCGCCACGCGGTCAGCAGCAGGTTGAGAGTGGTGACGCCCGGGCGGACTTCCCCTGCGACCTCAGCGCGTCCGGCGTGGCCGGGAATTCCGTGCTGATCGACGTGTCCAGCGACCGGGGCGATTGCGGCCGGAGGCCGTATCCGTTCGGAAACCAGCAGCCCCGCCGGCGACGTGATGACGTCGTTCGGGCTGATGCGGGTCGACGCGTGGCGATGCGAGCTGGGCGACGGACCATGTCTGCTCTGGAACGTGACTGAATGCGGGATCGCCTCCGATCCCCTTGAACCGAAGGTTCACCCCCGACGGGGGAAGAGGTCCCGGCGTCCGCCACAGAAGTGTCTACAGGGGAGTGTTGATAACGCCGCTGTCCAGGGGAGGAACCAGCGTGGCTCGTCGACCGAACATCGTCCTCGTCCACGGCGCGTGGGCTGACGGTTCCAGTTGGAGCGCGGTGATCGAGCGGTTGCAGGCTGACGGCTACACCGTCACCGCACCCCAGTTCCCGGAGTCCGAGCTGGCGGGTGATGTCGCCCGGTTGCGTGAGGTGCTGGGGCGCCAGGGCGGGCCGACGCTCGTGGTGGGGCATTCGTACGGGGGCAGATCGTCACCGCGCTGGGGACGGACGCGCCGAACGTCGTGGGGATCGTCTACGTCGCGGCGTTCGGCCTGGACGAGGGCGAGACGATCGGCAAGCTGTTGGAGCAGGGCCCCCTCGGCGCGGCGCTGGCGCATCTGGACGTGGACGAGCAGGGCTTCGCGTGGCTGCCCGAGGACGACTTCGTGAACCACTTCGCCGCCGACGTCGACCCGGTCAAGGCGCGGGTCATGTTCGCCGTGCAGCAGCCGCTGGCCTTGTCGGCCCTCGACGAGGTGATGGGGGTGCCGGCGTGGAAGTCGCACCCGGCGTGGTTCCTGGTGGCCGACGGCGACCAGGCGATCCCGCCCGAGGCCCAGCGCCTGTTCGCCGCGCGGATGAAGGCCACGACCGTCGAGGTCGCGTCGAACCACGTGGCGATGGTCTCCCATCCCGACGACGTGCTGCGGCTCATCGCGAGCGCGGTCCACGCCGTGCAATGAACTCGCGGCGGGCCACCACGAAACGGCCGCGCGCTGCGGCCTCGGCGCCAAACGCGTTGGCTTCGGCAGGTTTGCCGGTGATGCGGGGTGGGCTTACAGCGTGCTTCGTGTGGGTCGGGGTGTTGAAGTCCCAGGACTACGAGGTCGAGAACGCGGAGCCATTGGTCACCGCGAGTCCGCTCACGTCATGGCCGCGTGAGAAATTGGGTGCGCGGAGGCTCGGGCGGCTCATCGGAATCACTCAGATCATTCGGGTTCCTTGATCGCGGCGAAGCCACTGGCGCCGCGGGCGTCGGCCGTGGGCAGCCTCGGGGCCGCGGGGATGATGGTCGGCACGCTCAGCTTCCTGGTCACGACACCGGAAGCCTGGCGTGAGGGGCACCGGATGACCCAGCTGTCAGTGCTGGGCGAGGCCCTCTTGAAGGACGGTGTGCTCCTTGGTGCCTCCCTCTTCACCGCCGCCGACTCGCTGACCGCCGCCCGGGACAGATCGATCGGAGCAGGTGAAGGCGGTTCCGCCGCGTGCCGATGACCGTTCGCAGGTCGGCTCCCAAGGTGGTCACCGCGGTGCGCAGGTGCGCCAGGTAATGGTCGATCTGGACGACGGGCGCTGGGGCGTTGTCGGTGGTGAACACGAGGTCCGGCAGGACGCCATCGATCACGACTTCACCCGAGGCGCGCGGGCTTCCGTCGACGTCGAGCCTCGTTCGTGGCTACCTGTTGCGCGTCGCCCGCGGCCTTGTTTCACTGGGCGATTCACCCTGTCGACGAGGAGGTGCGATGGAGATTTCGCGTACCCGCGCCATGCAGCTGTGGGCGGTCACGATGACTGCGGAGGACGCCATCTTCACCTGCGCCGCCGGCGACGACAGCGAGGCATGGTCACTGCCGCGCGTGTGGCCTGGACGGGGGCTGGGTCTGCCGTCAGCCGAAGTGCCCGCCTTCACCGCCGCGGTCGGTGAGGTGATGAAGACGCCGCTGTACTGGCGGGCGCGGTTCGCCCGTCCCGAGCGAGCTCACGCTCAGGCGTGGGCGGCGCCGAAGGTCGACGCCGAGGATGACTTCACCTACGTCAGCGGCCCGTGCGGGCGTGACGACCAGGCCGTCGGTTACCAGCCGGTGGCGCGCGTCGTGATCGCGCTCGCCGACCTGCGGGGACTTCGGGTCCGGCTGGCGGCGCACCTGCACGAGCGCTCCCGGGCACTGGCGTTGATGTTGCCGGATGAGCGTTAGGCCGAGGCGTCGACGCCCCCTCCGACGGGCAGCGTGAGGTGGGAATGTTCACACGCGATCGTGTATTCGCACGGCTCGGGGTTGCGGGCGAAGCGCGGATAAGCCCCGCCGGAGATCTGCAGGCGGAGGCGGTGGCCGGGAAGGAACCGGTGGGCGCACGAGCCCAGCGGCAGCATGACGGGGCCAGACGTGGGGGCGAGTCGCGTGAACGCCTCGGTCACGTTCCAGGAGCGGCCGCGCGGATCGACGTCGCACAGCCGCACGAACAAGCTGGCTGCCGTGCTGGTGGTGAGGTGCAGCTCGACGGCGGGTGCGCCGAGAACTTCGAGCTCGCTGGCGAGGGGTGCGGAGGTGAAGGTGAGGACGTCGTCGCGCGATTCGAGTGGACGGTTGTCGCGACGGCCCGCGCCAGCGGACATGTGGCGGCCGCCGAGAGACGGCGTGGGATCGACTGGGTCGTAGCGGAACTCCGCGCTGCCCCAACCGGTTTCGTCCACGAGCTGCCCGTTACCGGTCAGGCCGAGGGTGTGCGCGTGGGTCTTCGGTGGCCAGGTAGGAAGCGTCCGCCACTCGGCGGCGCCGGTCACGTGGACGCGCACGGGGAAGGGCCGGCGGGAACCGGCGCCGGCGACGTGCTCGTCGAACCAGGCCAGGGTTTCGGGATCGGCTGTGCGCGCGGCTTTCAGCGCCGTCTCGAGGTGCGTCCACGGGCCGATCGTCAGGGCGACGTCGGCGTCGAGACGGTCGTATTGCTCGAGGGTCTGGTCGAGGAACACGTCGTGCCAGCCGCCGATGAGCAGCACCGGGATCCGCGTCGCGGAGAGTGCTGCCGAGGCTTCGTAGGGAGTCCAAAAAGGATCTTCGAGGTCGGAGTGTGCGAGCCAGTCGGAGAACCATGTGCGCTGGGGCCCCAACGCCGTCGCCGTGGCCGCTTCGGGGGTCGGCTCGCGCAGCGATGCGGCCAGGCGGCGGCGCGCGGCGAGGAGTGCACGCAGCCCGCGGCCTTGCGCACGCATCGTGGTGCTCCAGCCCAGGAAATCGGCGAGCGCGATCGAGCCCGTACCGCGGATAGCCCGGCCGAAGTCGTGCGGCCCGACCATCACGACGGCCGCGCTCAGCTCCGGCGGCGGATCCTGCAGCAGTGACCACTGTGCCCAGCCCAGGTAGGAACCGCCTGCGCTCGCGAGGCGGCCGGTGAACCACGGCTGTTTGCGCAGCCACGCGACGGTGTCCTGTCCGTCCGCCGCCTCCTGCGCTATCGGCTGGAACTCACCCGTGGAGCCGTGGGTACCGCGAACGCTCTGTAGCACGACCTGGTAACCGCGCTCGGCGAACGCCCGGCCGTGGAACAGGCTCTCCGGCAGGCCCCGGCCGTAGGGCGTGCGGATCAGCACCGTGCCGTGGGCCTCGCCGACCGGCCGGTAGAGGTCGGCGAGCAACTGCGCACCATCACGCGTCGGCACGGCGACGCCGTGCGTGACCTCGTACGGTTGTCCGCCGGGTGGGAGGCCGAACACTGCTCGGTGGGCAGCGCCGACCGCACGAGCGACAGCACCGGCTCGGCGGGACCGGGCCATGGGGTTCTCCTCGTGGTCGGAGGCGCGCACGGATCGGAATAGCTATTCCGGATCGTATCATCGCGCCGTCGTGGCTAGGTCGTTTGGCGGAATCGACGAGCCGCTCATCTCGTCAGCGTTGTCGGGCGTTCGGGCGCTTGTGCGGAGGAAGAGCGGGACTAGGCTCGGGCGGAATAGCAATTCCGGGGTCGGTCCTGGGTGTCCGGCTCGAGAAAACTGACGGGGCTCCTCGCCGGACAGCTGGCGCATACTGGCCGTTACCCCTGAACCGGGTCCCGGCCAGGGTGCGCCCGCGTGCTCCGGGGAGGGGACGTCAGCCGAGAACCTCATCAGGACCACCACCCTCAGGGAGACAATCATGAGCGCAGGAGCGCGCAACGTCGTCCTCGTCCACGGCGGGTTCGTCGACGGTTCGGGTTGGGCTCAGGTCCACGGCCTGCTCGTCCGCGACGGCTACTCCGTGAGCGTCGTGCAGAACCCGACCCTGTCGCTGGCGGGCGACGCCGCCGCCACGCGGAGGATCCTCGACCAGCAGGACGGTCCCACTGTCCTGGTCGGACATTCCTATGGCGGCGCGGTGATCAGTGAGGCCGGCACCCACGACAACGTCGTCGCGCTGGCCTACATTGCCGCGTTCGTCCCCGACAAGGGGGAGTCGGTGAACACGCTCATCGCCGACCCGCCTCCGGGCGCGCCGGTGCCGCCGATCCTGCCGCCGCAGGATGGATTCCTGTTCCTGGACAAGGAGAAGTTCCACGCCTCGTTCTCCGGTGACCTCACGGCGGAACGCGCGCGGTTCCTCGCCGACTCGCAGGTTCCTTGGGGTGTCGACGCTCTCGCCGGTGCAGTGAGTCAGCCGGCGTGGCGCGTGAAGCCGAGTTGGTACCTGGTGGCGTCCGAGGACCGGATGATCCCGCCGCCCGCGCAGCATGCGATGGCCGAGCGTGCCGGAGCGACGGTCACGGAGGTCGGGGCCAGCCACTCGTTGTTCGAATCGCAGCCCGCCGCGGTGGTCGACGTGATCAAGAAGGCCGCAGCGGCGGTCTGACCGTCGTCGGTGGAGGGCGCGGCCGGCATCCGGCCGCGCCCTTCACCGGTCCGGGCTACTTTTTGGTGGTATTCGAGATCCGCCGGCGCCGACCTCGTTCCAGGGCGGCGATCTGCCGGTCGGTGAGCCCAGGTTCGGGCAACGGGGTGGGGGCGTCGCGAGCGGGCTGGAGGCTGTCCATGAGGAAGCCGATCATCCGGCGGTACAGGCGGGGGTGGGTCGCGCCACCGAACTCGACGGAGGTCTGCACGGCCATCGACAGCAGCAACAGGTCGCCGGCCACGAGATCGTCGCGCACGAGCCCGGCATCCCGCGCGCGCCGCACGATCTCGCCGAGGTGCTTGCCGGTGCGGTTGTGGGTGTCCTCGACCAGCTTCGCCAGCCGGTGCGGGGTGCGCGGACGCGACCAGCCCAGCGTCTGGCTGTAGGACCCGGTGAGCAGCTCCCGGAACCCCCTGTCGGGGGCCAGGGTAGTGACCGATTTCTCGAGGAACCCGGCGATGCCAGCCCACGGGTCCGGATCCAGGCTCGCGTCGATCGCCTGCTGCTCGGCGATCTCGAACAACGGCGCGTAGACGTCGTGGATCAGGTCGTCTTTCGTCGGGAACGTGCGGTACACCGTGGCCACGCCGACCCCGGCAGCCTTGGCCACGTCGGCGAGGGTGGCGCCGCAGCCGTGCTCGGCAAAGACCCCGGCCGCGGCCGCCACGACCCGTTCGAGGTTCGCCTTCGCGTCCCGCCGGGTCGGGCCCGGGCTACCCGGCTTGGCTTCGCGGGACTCGGTCACGCATCGGATTTTACCGGGCTGCCCTGCGACTTCGCGGCGTGGCGGACCCGGGCCGCTTGACAACGGCCCGCGATCAGAACGACAGCGTGCCGCTCCCGTGACTGGGACGGGTATTGATCAGCCGCGCGGTCTCGGCTTCACTCAGGTCCAGGTAGAAGCGGGCGGCCAGCACCGCCCGCATCCGCGGCGGCAGCCGGTGCAGCAGCGCGACCATCTCCGCCCGGCCGGCCGACACGACGAACGCATCACCCTGGGCCTGAACGTCGGCACCCGCGTCGGGCACCAGCCGCTCCCGCCGACCGCGGTCACGGCGGGCCAGGAACACCCGGAACAACACCTGCCGTGCGTAGGCACGTTCGTGCGCGATGTCCGCGCGACTGACGTGCTTGACCACCTTCAGCAGCGCATCGTGCACCACGTCCTCGGCCTCGCCCCGGTCGCCGGTCAACACCAGTGCGTACCGCAACAGCTCGCCGTAGTGCTGCTCGACGAACACCTCAAACCGCTCGCCCGGCCCCCGCACACCCACCCCCCATCTCCTGCAGTAACAACCCCCTTGATCACTCAGGACACCGAAAAGTTGCTCGCTCCGCCGAACTTTCTCCAGCAATCACCCCCGCAAGGGGCAGTTGCACGCAGATCGTCGAGGTCAGGCCCTCAGCCGCGGAACGGCGTGCCAGAAGGCCCAGCCGATGAGCACGAGCTGGCCGACGATCCGGGCGAACGCGGGAATCGAGGTGGAGATCGAGGTTCTTGGGCGCGTTCTCGGCCAGGCCGAGAACATCACGTCCCCGGTCGGCGGATGTTCGGGTGCAGCGGAGCCCGCGCCGCCCAGGAGGTACACGGTCGCGCCGGTGCGCAGCGGGGCCTCCGCTGGGCCCTTCACGTGCGGGTTGATCCACACGGGCCGGTGTTCACCGCGCGAGGTGTACCACTGGTTGCGCCAATGCCCGCGAACGGTCCACCGGACCTGGTAGCTGCGTTCGGCGTGCTGCTCGCGCTGTGGGGTGTCGGCGCGATCGTGGATCCGCACGACGCGCACGGCGTGGGGGTTGTAGCCCTCGCGCTCGGCCCGGCGGCGGAAGGTGCGCGGCAGCGGTTGCTCGTCGGCGGCGGTGACGCCGGGCTGGGTGATCAGCAGCCACGTCGCGCGCACGGCCTGGCCCAGGCGACGGTGGTGTTCTTGATCTATTCCCAGCCGACGTCGGTCGTGGTAGGCGGTGCAGACGTTGCGGCTGCCCGGTTGCGGATTGCCGGTGGCGATCACCAATCTGGTCTCGGCGTCGATGGCGACCTGCACATTGCTCGAGTAGCGGTAGTTCTTCGACGGGGTGGTCAGCCGGTGATCCCGGGTCGGGACCAGAGTGCCGTCGACGATCGCGACTGCATCGATCCGGCGTTTGCGGACCGGGGCCAGCGCCAGCAGTGGGCCGATCGTGTCGCTTCCCCCGGTGCGCGGCGAGTGCGATGCCCCGAACAGCGGGCCGATCTGGCGCGTGGTCAGGTTCGTCCGTCAATAGGTCGCGACCAGCAGAACCCGGTCTGCCAGGGGCAATGCCCACTGCCGGCCCGGCCGTCCGTCCGCGATCTCGTTTCCGCCCCGCTTGGCGACCAGCCGTATCGGCTTGCGGAGCTGACCCGGTTCCCGCCCGGTGAACGGGGCAATCCACTCCGGCCGCGACGCTGTGATCACCTGCACCACACCGACAGGATCAACTACCGACCCAGCCAGCCCGACACCGGGTGACGAGACATCCCTTAGGAGAGCGTGATGCGGTCGGTGCAGTCCATGACGTGGTCAGAGTGCCGGCTTGCCCGCTTGGTAGAGCCAGGCGTGGAAGAACGAGTCGAGGTTGCGGTGGGTCAGTCGCTCGACGAACTGGATGAATTGCCGCGTCGAGACGTTGCCGTATCGGTGAGCGGTCGGCCACTGCGTGAGCACTTCGAAGAAGGCGCGGTCGCCGATCTTCATGCGCAGCGCCTGCAGTGTCATCGCACCGCGGTTGTAGACCAGGTCGTCGAAGATGTGATCACGTCCGGGGTCGGCGACTTCGCCGCTCCAGTCCTTCTCGTCGGCGTAGGCCTTCGCGAAGGTCTGTTGCACGGGGACGTTGTTGAATTTCTCCTGGTAGAGCCACTCGGAGTAGGTCGCGAAGCCTTCGTTGAGCCAGATGTCCGACCAGTGCACGGGAGTGAGGCTGTCGCCGAACCACTGGTGGCCGAGTTCGTGGGCGAGCAGGTCGCCGTCGACATCGCTGGTGCTCTGATCGTAGACCGGCCGGCTCTGCGTCTCGAGGGCGTAGTCGACGCCGACGTCGGCGAGGATGCCGCCGGTCGAGTCGAACGGGTACCGCCCGTACATCGAGGATTCCCATTGGATGACCTGCGCCGTGGTCTGGTTGAACACCTTGCCCTGACCGGGCTTGGTGTCGATCGACTTGCCGATCGCGGTGATGTTCGGCAGGCCGCCGGCCGCCACGCCGCGGGTGACGTCGTAGTTGCCGATCGCGAGCATGCTCAGCTCGCTGGCCATCGGCCGGTTCATGGTCCAGCGGAAGGTGGTCTGGTGATCGTGCGTGGTGGTGGGCCCGGGTTCGCCGTTGGCCAGCACCGTGAGTCCGGTGGGGACGGTGATGGTCTGGGTGTAGGTCGCTTTGTCGTCGGTGGTGTCGTTCACCGGGTAGTAGGTCGCCGCACCGATCGGCTGGTTGAGCGCGACCGCGCCGTCCTTGGTGGCGACCCAGCCGGAGACGCCCAGCGCGGGGTCGTCGATCTTCTGCGGGACGCCGGCGTAGCTCACCGAGACGACGAACGAGCTACCCTTCCGTAGACCGTGCGGCGGGGTGATCGCCAACTCCTGGGCACCGCTGCGGCTGTAGGGGGTGTTTCGGCCGTCCACCGAGAGCCTGCTGATCTTCAGCGGTCCCTGGAAGTCCAGGTCGAAGCGGGAGAGATCCTGTGTGGCCGTGGCGAGGATCGTCGTGGTCGCGTTGATTGCTTTGGTTTCGGGGTTGAACGCCAGCCGGATGTCGTAGTGACTGACGTCGTAGCCGCCGTTGCCCATGTCGGGGAAATACGGATCCCCGGCGCCTGGGGCACCAGGGGAGTACAGCGGTTCTCGTGCCGGCGCCGCATCCGCTGCCGGGCTCGTCGCGGCCAGCAGACCGGCGGCCAGGGCGCCGGAGATGATCAACAAGTGGCCACGGCTACGGTTGGCGCCTCGCATTGGTTTGGTCCTCCTCGGCAGTGGTCGACGCTGAAGAGTAGGACCGATCCGACACGCGGATCAAGTCTGTTGCGGCGGCTTCGAACGTTCGGTTCGGGCGGTTCCCGGGCCGGTCGT
Protein-coding regions in this window:
- a CDS encoding cupin domain-containing protein, which codes for MANTDPAPTGQKQRSTAWQTAFTTLQEADPPFIPAGAHVMTVVVEYPPGDPGAPPHRHPGPAFGYVLEGEMVLEVEGEPERVVHAGEAFWEPGGDVIHYQDGNNREDVPLRFTVTMLCEPGKPMLVLVEEAELAQRKDRRAPRKT
- a CDS encoding SDR family oxidoreductase; the encoded protein is MLVPPTDTAVSRGPGASMARGGTLMKIVVIGGTGLIGSKLVTTLGEHGRQALAASPNTGVNTLTGEGLSDALAGASVVVDVANSPSFEDAAVMAFFETSTRNLMAAETTARVGHHVALSVVGTERLAASGYFRAKIVQESLIKKSSIPYSLVHATQFFEFVTRMADAATESGMVRVAPVLFQPIAGEDVAEVVGRTAVGSPLSETLEVAGPEQFRMDEFFHTALAARNDPREVVPDPHARYFGAELSEQTLVPAGPAILGEIRYADWPGRTGK
- a CDS encoding DUF417 family protein yields the protein MRGGLTACFVWVGVLKSQDYEVENAEPLVTASPLTSWPREKLGARRLGRLIGITQIIRVP
- a CDS encoding DUF417 family protein, with translation MVGTLSFLVTTPEAWREGHRMTQLSVLGEALLKDGVLLGASLFTAADSLTAARDRSIGAGEGGSAACR
- a CDS encoding CocE/NonD family hydrolase yields the protein MARSRRAGAVARAVGAAHRAVFGLPPGGQPYEVTHGVAVPTRDGAQLLADLYRPVGEAHGTVLIRTPYGRGLPESLFHGRAFAERGYQVVLQSVRGTHGSTGEFQPIAQEAADGQDTVAWLRKQPWFTGRLASAGGSYLGWAQWSLLQDPPPELSAAVVMVGPHDFGRAIRGTGSIALADFLGWSTTMRAQGRGLRALLAARRRLAASLREPTPEAATATALGPQRTWFSDWLAHSDLEDPFWTPYEASAALSATRIPVLLIGGWHDVFLDQTLEQYDRLDADVALTIGPWTHLETALKAARTADPETLAWFDEHVAGAGSRRPFPVRVHVTGAAEWRTLPTWPPKTHAHTLGLTGNGQLVDETGWGSAEFRYDPVDPTPSLGGRHMSAGAGRRDNRPLESRDDVLTFTSAPLASELEVLGAPAVELHLTTSTAASLFVRLCDVDPRGRSWNVTEAFTRLAPTSGPVMLPLGSCAHRFLPGHRLRLQISGGAYPRFARNPEPCEYTIACEHSHLTLPVGGGVDASA
- a CDS encoding alpha/beta fold hydrolase, giving the protein MSAGARNVVLVHGGFVDGSGWAQVHGLLVRDGYSVSVVQNPTLSLAGDAAATRRILDQQDGPTVLVGHSYGGAVISEAGTHDNVVALAYIAAFVPDKGESVNTLIADPPPGAPVPPILPPQDGFLFLDKEKFHASFSGDLTAERARFLADSQVPWGVDALAGAVSQPAWRVKPSWYLVASEDRMIPPPAQHAMAERAGATVTEVGASHSLFESQPAAVVDVIKKAAAAV
- a CDS encoding TetR/AcrR family transcriptional regulator, producing the protein MTESREAKPGSPGPTRRDAKANLERVVAAAAGVFAEHGCGATLADVAKAAGVGVATVYRTFPTKDDLIHDVYAPLFEIAEQQAIDASLDPDPWAGIAGFLEKSVTTLAPDRGFRELLTGSYSQTLGWSRPRTPHRLAKLVEDTHNRTGKHLGEIVRRARDAGLVRDDLVAGDLLLLSMAVQTSVEFGGATHPRLYRRMIGFLMDSLQPARDAPTPLPEPGLTDRQIAALERGRRRRISNTTKK
- a CDS encoding sigma-70 family RNA polymerase sigma factor, whose translation is MGVRGPGERFEVFVEQHYGELLRYALVLTGDRGEAEDVVHDALLKVVKHVSRADIAHERAYARQVLFRVFLARRDRGRRERLVPDAGADVQAQGDAFVVSAGRAEMVALLHRLPPRMRAVLAARFYLDLSEAETARLINTRPSHGSGTLSF
- a CDS encoding M1 family metallopeptidase; the protein is MLIISGALAAGLLAATSPAADAAPAREPLYSPGAPGAGDPYFPDMGNGGYDVSHYDIRLAFNPETKAINATTTILATATQDLSRFDLDFQGPLKISRLSVDGRNTPYSRSGAQELAITPPHGLRKGSSFVVSVSYAGVPQKIDDPALGVSGWVATKDGAVALNQPIGAATYYPVNDTTDDKATYTQTITVPTGLTVLANGEPGPTTTHDHQTTFRWTMNRPMASELSMLAIGNYDVTRGVAAGGLPNITAIGKSIDTKPGQGKVFNQTTAQVIQWESSMYGRYPFDSTGGILADVGVDYALETQSRPVYDQSTSDVDGDLLAHELGHQWFGDSLTPVHWSDIWLNEGFATYSEWLYQEKFNNVPVQQTFAKAYADEKDWSGEVADPGRDHIFDDLVYNRGAMTLQALRMKIGDRAFFEVLTQWPTAHRYGNVSTRQFIQFVERLTHRNLDSFFHAWLYQAGKPAL